TCTCTTTCATATCCTTTATATGGAGTTTTCTATTTTAGTACTTTAGGGCTGACAGGGCTCTGACAGCGCATAAATATTCCTCACGCTCTCCACGGATGGCATCGTCGCGGCTGCAATTGTTTGGGTGATCTCTTGATACCAACCCTCCTTAGTCGCAGTATAATCGCCAGGTTTCTTCTGTCGCACCCATCTTTGGCTTGTGTTTGCTGCGTCTGattgctctcgtcgagaccgCCCAAGGGCCGTGCTTGGTCACAAGGGCTGTGAGTCAAGACTGGTAGGCTTGAATTCGGGGTAGGGATCGGGTCGGGTTGAGTCTGGTATATGCAGGATTGTGGATGCACTTGATCTCTGAGTGCTGTCCGGTTAATGCTTGCTGCAGGTATGGTTATCATATGCTATAGCCTTGACTGTCAGTTCTAACATATACTAACAATGATATCATTAGTAGCTTCGAAAGCTTAGAACTATCTGTCGTGCTATGGGATTGACCAACACTATACGTTCAACTAGCTGTGGTGTGCATGTCAAGTACAATACACGAAACGACAAACCCCAGAGACTACAGGGCTCGAGAGACGGAAGCCAAGAATTAGGCTGTCATCTTGTGTTTTTGAGCGTGTTTTCGCCTTCTATCGTATCGTCTCGCGACGGCTTACattttatatatataaatatatatatatatataactGGGAACGTTACTGCGGTTCAATAGTCGCCAGCGCAGTTTCGCAGACGCATCTCACTTTGGTTAATCACCTTGACCGGCCATACCGTTACCTCATTTACAGTTAACTTCCGCGACAGCTGTCCGGTCCTGTTTCCGCGGAATTATTGGTAATTTTAAAAGACTTCTCAAGTTATGGACAGTGCTGACAGGGCAAAATATATAGTTGGCTGCCTCGAACTGgacttctttcttctcacAAGTATGGTTCTCCCATTCGACGCGCAAtcggctgcatgtcctgacttcagtgaaaataacggcttgccaGATGCTTGGGAGCCAGTGAAGCTGTAGGGTCAAGCCGCCGATACTGTCGCAAAGGCTACCTGTTTCTTTTCGGTATACTCGCTATTCTCAAAGATATTTATATCAGTAGCGAGGAAAGCGACGAATTAGCTGCGCTCCCTCGTCCTTGGAATCTCCTTTTTCCGGTCTGTTTCTGCTAGCTTTATAGctaacaacagtaacagctgCAGACTGGGCGGGGCATTAGACGAAATGCGTGAACAAAATGCATTGAGTCGGAAAGCGTCGAAACTTATGAGTTCATTGGCTTCAACCTGAAACTGAGCTCTGGTCCCGCTACAGTCATGGCCAAGCCCAAAGGCATTTTCAAGCATCTCGCTCGGGCTCGTGTCAGCAGGCCGTGTATTATGTGGGTGCACCATAGGATATGGCGCGGTTCTTCGGTAAGTTCCACACTTAGTATATCGGAGCTTCATGCTAAACTCTGTGGGCTGGGTACAGAATCTAATGTCGCAGCAACAATTTGACAATACCCAGTATCAGAAGCAATATGGCTTCAGCTTCGGGACGTCTACAAAAGGAAAGTTATTCATCGAGCTCATCAATGTTCCCAACAATAGGAAGACGTTCTATATGGTTGTACTGGCGATCAGCTGGGGAGATGCCGCGTTTTGGTATGTCATCGGCTGTCCCATACTGGCTTTTAATAGGCTAACGGACTTAGAGAAATCGTGAGATTTGGACCTATCtcttgatgaagatgcaGGAGGTGGTTAGTCACATGTAGAATCTATGGTGTGATAGTCACTAAGTGGTGAGCTGTACTTCTTGCTTCTCCGTCAACAACCAGCTAATAAGCCTTACAGAAATCAGCTGGAAATCACAGTAATGCTACAGAAAAAGTAATGAACGGTAACCTAGACGCTTGACAGTTGGCCACAGCAGCATCAAATGAAGAGGCAGCAACCTAAGAAATTTCGAAACTTTATTGTGTGAATGGCATCGAGACCCTGCTTTCAATGCATCACtccaaaagaaaacaacatGTCTTTTCTCCACGTATGGTACGAGTTTCGAGTAATCGCGTACTGCCTGGAAAAGCACGAATCCACCATCGACCGACTACCTGTGCAGAGTCAGTCCTCTAGTTTAGGTCGTTCCGATGATTACTCCCATACTCTTCATTTTCAATTTGGCATTGATGTTTTCATCGCTTAGTTACATAGTTTGTATAGTCAAAAAGGCTATTGAAGAAGAATGACTAGACATGGAGTTTCTATGATCCTTAGCTCTGGGGTGCCATCGTAAGTCTTTCGGATCAAAATGTATATGACTGTCGCAACTGCCATGCCTCTGGCGAGTTGTAACTATGTTTAGGTTTGTACCGGGATTTTACCTAGCAGACTCGCAGTCCCAAAGAATTCCTTCAATATCGGAGAAATATTGTCTAGAGCCTACCATGCGTTGGTTTCTAAGACATCCACCGGATATCGGAATTAACGTTCCTCTGGAGATAAGCATACGTGGTTGCGGTTATTGCCGAGAGATCCTTAGAGAGTACCAGGAGATCTATATAAGATACTTCAGTATTCCTTTCGGTGCTGGGCTGTATCACTGTTCTCGTTATTATCATCCAAGTCCTTACAATAACCATGTCTGCTCCAACAAACTCCGCTACATAGCTCCTCGAAAGCGGTGGCCGATTCGTCGTCCAAGAAGCACCCTTCCCTAGtcatggtgatgatgaggtCTTGATACAGAATAAAGCCATTGCTATCAAATCCAAGTAAGTCTATCCTTCTAGTTTATCCCAAGCAGCTCGTTACTCATAGACATAGTGGACTGGAAGATCCAGGCATTCGGACCGCATCTCCTGTTTCCGTCTCATTATCAATTCATTTACATATCCTCGCCATGTTTACCAACAAATAGTGAAATTGCTGCATGCTTTTCTCTCGTTATTTATCTGATACGCTTGCTATGATTGTCATTTCCGCCTGGCTTGAGGTAGCAGACCTTGTGTCGCGAGTTTTTGCAGTCGTTGTTTCCCGCCTATATAGGTGGGAAGCTGATTCATGTGGTAGATTCGAAGGGAATTATATAAACTCGGTAAACCATCTCTTATTACTTCGCGGTTTGTCAGGATGTATGATCACGCTAGGACTCTAGGAGAGGGCTGGCTTTTGAGGCTGATGAAGAACGAAGCGGAGGGTCTGTTGGTGTATTCCTGTGGTGTGAGGGAAGGATAAGTAGAAAGGATGGCTGAAAGCAATAGATATACGAAGAGAACGAAGTCAAGAGTGAATGAAAGGAAGCCGCCTAAGAAGAAATATGGCTGCAATGACAATGGATATTGCATAATGCTAACTCTAGTACCTAACACAAACAGCTATGTTATCCTACCCAACATCAAGAGATAAGCCAATCCAAGACTACCTACCTCCTACACATTGATCAAGAAAAACAACATAATCCGAAAATAATGTAACAATGTAGTAATACAACCAAACGCCAGAATCTGGTATCTATGCGCTGAAACTGAAAGCCTCGGTAATATGCAAAAGTGCAATTACGGCCAGGTCATAATCATCAATCAGGAATCGCCGTATAAAGGCTACAGATCCCGAAGCAAGCTTCCCTCCACAAATGGGTTTCCGGAGGACATGTCAAGCATGGGTTTCGTGGCGTTGCGGTCACCTGTGGCTACTCCATGGCCGCCGTTGGCAGCTTTTTGGGTTGCAGAGCGGGCGAGAAGGCTGTTTGGGATGAATGCGTCGTCGGAAGGAGTTGTCGAGGATGCGCGTGGGCGAGTATTTCGGGTGCTGCGGACTGTATTGGAACGACTACAGGTCTTGACGTTGGTGGTAGACGTAGGCTCTTCCGGGATCGGTGGTCGCTTCCAGGTCGTGGCGGATGGGACAACAATAGCACCGCGGAGTAAGTCAGGTGTTGTCGCAGCATCAACTAGCGGTGTTCCCGGGTCGACGGCGACACCTCTTCCTTTGCGAGCGTGCTGCGGCGGTTCTTGGTAGACAGGGGTCAGATCGACGAGTGGTCTGTGGTTTCCCTTGCTCACAGAGTGCGAACGTCGAACGAGTCCGCTGGCATCGGGACCTTGAGTACTGGTCATTGTGTTTGATCGGCTGCTGGGTTGGCTTTGAGTAGCAGGGTACTGGCGACGTCCAGCGGCTCCGGCTCCAAAAACAAGGCCCTGGGGACTAAATACTTCTTCGTATGCCTTCCTATCAATCTCTTCCCGCTCTTGCATCGCACGCTGTCGCATGATGTAATTATGGCCCAGGAGTCCAGTGGGAGAAAACGGAGATTGTTCAATTCCCTGCGAATTTGTACCAACATCGGTGTTAACTGTGAGTGGCTTTTCCTGAGAAGGTTTGGTGCTTCTGCTTCGCGAAAGGAATTGTTTTGTCTTTGAAGACTTCGTACGCTCAGGAGACGAGGGTTGTTCATCGTCGCACTGCTGATCCAAAGGCTCGAATTCAAGCAACGGTTTGAGAGGCTTTGGCTGATGAGTCTTTGATCCTGGGGATTCGTCGCTCTGTTGTCGGGAGAGTTCTGGTAGCGACGCTTCGTCTTTGTTTTGGCCAGTACCCAACACGCTAACCAGATACCAGCTACGCCATGCCTGAATAGCTTTATACCAACCTTCAGCTACTTCTTTATCACTCGTAGAGAAAAACTGAACATAGTTCTCTGTCGACAAGAACATGCTAGCCTTCTGTTGACTCTTGACCGCATAGCAAATCTTCTTCGGTGGCTTCACGTCATTAGAAAGTGAACTCAGCGTAGGGGAATAAATGTCAAAGTCCGACAAGTGACAAATATTTGTCTGATCCTGGCCTTGATACTTCTTGGACACTGTCACTTGGCCATCTGATCGCAACGTCACGTAGCGCTTGTCCCATTTCCGAGAACGTTGAGAATGATAGATGTGGAACGTTGTGTCCGCAGGTTGTTCGATCGGAGCGCTTTGCGCCTCGAGCTGGTGTAAAGCATCCAAGCTTGCTGCAGGCACTATGATCAATTTGCTGTCCGTGTCCTTGGTCCAAGAATTCATGACATCGCGAACATATTCGTATTTGCGCAAGGGTCGCTCCAGACCGAACTGAGCGAAACGCTCGATCAAAACAAAAGTCTGTGCGTCAACATCGAAGCAGCTTTGGGCCGACAGTAGCAGATCCTGCGCTGTGGTCGAAGTCGTGATGGGAAGGAAATTGGTTGCCTTTCGGTATTGGACAAGCACATGCCGCTCCCCCGCGTTTACTGCGGAAACAGGGGCATCCACGCCAGGGAAGGTAGTACCACTTGGCTCGATAGGTTTTGCTGATGCACCCTCTTTTTCAACATCACCCTTTGACCGAAACAATTTCATGGTGTCCTTTAATGATCTAAGTTTGGTCTCTTTACCAGATTGCTGGCCATTTGATGGAGTAGcgcggttgttgttgttgtcatCGATAGGTCTGTGATAACTAGAAGTATCGGTTCTCGATTCCAAGGTTTGTTTTGATGTTGGTCTGCTATCTCCTCCTACCAACCGGCTCATCGCATCTTGTCGGTGTCTTGTACGTGCGAcgtcatcttcctctccgtTACTAGATATGTTTGCCCTTTCCACTCCTTCCAAATCCTTCGGTGGACTACACGACGGTCTATCGGGTTTTCCGGGCGCGTGAAAGGAAGGGATAGGAACCGGTACTGGATGCTGCACGGTGGGTGATGGTGCAGGGTTTCTCTGGCGTCGATATCGCGACACACTCCTCACCACCGTAGTTTCTTGTGGGTTGGCAGAAATCGGTGAGGGTGGCTTAGATGGAACTGGAGGAACGGGAACCGCAGGAATCGCTGTTTTCAGAGGTTCCTGTTTTTGGGAAGCTGCCCGTCTGACAGATCGATAGCGGGAGAACTTCATGGGGGGGGCCTGATTGTCGGGTCCTAGACCCATTGATTGTGCTTCAACCGCCATTGTTCCAGAATGCCCTATATCGGCCTTCACAAAAACCAGGCGGATTGAGTCGTGCACAGTGTTATGAGCACAGTCAAGGAGAATGTTGCAAAATCGTCTTAGGAAGAAGGGCTTGCCCACACCAGATACAAACGAAACAGGAAAATGAGGGGAAGACCAAAATACTAGTCAACAACAGGGCTTCCTTGCCACCCCCTAAACAACGCATGCAGGCCAAGTTCCACAGGCCTTCAACCACATCATTCTCTGCGCTCCAAGCCAATAATTAACAGGTCATCGGAGGAATAGCAAGACTAATCAAACGAGAAGCAATAGCCAACAGACGAGCGAAGATCTTCCAATTGACCGAGCAGTCGAGCCACAAAAAGTAAATATGGCGCAGTCAGAAAAAGCGCGCACAGTCAGACGGATGGAAATCGACAGCGGATGGTGGagaagatggatttgatccTGTGCCTGGCGATGGGGCGCTTTTCCGGGCTGCCGATTCAATGAGATTGGTCCAAGATACGGAGTAGCAACGAGGAAATCCTGTTGTTGGAAAATGATGGCGCTGTCGCTGAAATTGCAGTCTCAGTATGACTCGGGACACGAGATGAAGGCCCTGGACGAATAAATGCGTACCGGAAGAAGGAATAGAGAGACTGATCGGGCGTCGAATCTCTGGGGAAGAGCAAAGCGAGATTGGAGTCTGGACCAAAGTGGAGGCCCTGCTAATTAAACCTGTCGCAAGTAATGCAGCTCGCTGTACagataaataaataaatcaCCGAGTGGAAAGACGACGAAAtgagaggaaaaagaacaagaattAGTCTCAAATCTCAATTCTGACTGTCTCTGCGTCTTTTTGTGCTGCTTTTTGCGAATTGCTGAAACCGGAGACATCACAATCGCCGATCACCTTCCTGTTTGGTGTTATTTCTGCCGCTGGGCACCGCCTGCCATATTCCTGTAGGGCAACATTGCTCCGACGATCCGCCTTCCTACTGCCATCCTACTCCagacagagtactccgtactgtcTTTCTCAAAGAACAACACCTGCGGTCTGGCCTCTCGGTAGCTGTAGTTCCATAGTACCGCCTCGCTACTACAAAAGAAGAACGTGGCGAATCCAAGAAACGCCACAATGGGGACCTTTCCACGCTAACGAAGTATATCCCAATTCTGCGGGCGCTAACTGACACATTCATGCAGGGTCCGCGCTCAGCGATACTAACGCGATATGGACTACGGAGCACAGAGTACGTACTCCGGTGTACAGACCTCACTTCAGACGGAATCAACACGTCCGGAATGCTGTCAATCGAGGCGCTGCTAGTTCGAACGCGTGGTGTAGACTTGTTCCGCGCATTGCGGCTTTCATCCTTTTATTTTGTCATCACTGGAGTAAACGATTCGTATAAGCGATGCAATATGGTACATGTAAATCCGCGTTTATTTTTAAATACAGTTCCCGAAGACCTGTTCCACGAGTCATGGCTAGTCTTATTTCCTGTAGGCTCCCAGGCTCTTGCGCCTATACCGTGAATTAGCTTCTGCAATAGCTCCAATTGAAAGGGCACATACCACCACGCAACAAAATCCATAGTGCTAACATCAATCCCAAGGTCCTTTAGAGTCTTGGTCGACAGATGGGTATCATAAGGTCTCTGCACAGAAGCATTCGGGTCGTTGCCCTGCTTGTTCCGCTCCATCCCCGCGAGCGACAACCCGAGCACCTGTGCCAACTTCTCACAGATCTCATACTTGGTCATCCGGTCTTCGGATGAGAATTGAAGGATCTTTGGAAGCTCCTTcagcttctccttctctttgaCATACTTGATCACAATGTCACGGCACACACGCGCCACGTCCTCAGTGTTAGTGGGATACCGCTGTGCCCAGTCATCCATCTTGATACCCGCTTTCTCATCTTGTGCCTTCCACACTGCATCGATGAGGGTGTTGATGGCACTTTCAGAGTTGTTGCTAGCGGTTCCGTACAGCACAGGCACACGCAGAACGATACCCAAGCCGGTGTCCTTGGTGGCTTCCAGGACTGCCAGTTCACCGTCCCGCTTCAACTGGCCGTAGAAGTTTGGTGGCTTGGTTTCTGTGTCTGCCTCGTATGGTGCGTCTCCTTCGGTTCCCGGGAAGACATAGTCCGTCGAGATGTAGATAAGCATGGCACCGCGCGAGGAGGTCTGTTCTGCCAGAAGACGTGTAGCATCAACATTCACTCTGCGAGCTTGTTCAGGGTTCTGGTCGCATAGATCCGGAGAACGGTTTGCGGCACCTAGATCTGTGTTAAGAGAAATTCCGCGACGGCAACTCCAAGCAACTCAACGTACAATGAATGACAATCTGAGGCCTGTCGTTTGAAAGTATCAGCAACAGAATTACTACATATATCCAACTGTCAATTGTCAATTATAACTCACTTAGCCTCATCCAGAATCGTCTTTACATCTTCACTCTTCTCCAGATCCGCCTTCAAAATTGTAGGCGGGGTAGCTCTAGTGAAACCCTGGCCGACAGTCAAGCAGCCCGAGTGCTTGAAGGTGTTGAATACCTGACGGCCAAGGAGGCCACTGGCTCCGGTAACAAGAACGTTTAGCGACATTTTCAGAGGAATGAATACTATGCAGCAATGGTGAAGAAAGGTCGAAATAAGTGACCGAAGACGTGGAAGTGGAATGATtccggcggcggcggggCATGACGTAACAGATCGAGTCCACATCAGCTTCGATGTTCTAGGAAAAGACATAACTAGCAGTTGGATATTCTAGGAAATTTGATATTCTGGTCATATCTTGTTTATTTCAATGATCATTGCAGCAATTGAGAGCTTTGGGGTAGTTTGCGCTGCATGTCATACTGCATATTTTCCGGCGCACCAGGACCCCTGCATATCAGAACTATATTAGAACTAAAAGAGAGAAACTAAATGATAACAAGGCCAACTAAGATATCAACGTGGCCTATGCATGTATAATACTAGGAGTATAAGTTAAGACATGGAGCAATAGTACCCCGTTCAATTGCACAATCGGAGTGCCATCGGAGCCCGGATAAAACTCCGGTGAGCGATTACGCTTCTCTAAATCCAAAAATCTAGCGCATTGCGATTCCTGTTCCTCTCGTTTTTTCAACCTCCAGACAATGTCGAGCGCCAGAAATTTGTCTCTCGCCCTTCGACGGGCCCGAGTGCCCAGATGCCGCTCTTATGCACGCCCTCTTCTATACGTCCCCTCCGTGACACCCGTCCGCGCATTTAGCGTCACTCCCGCTGCACAGAATGCGACCAAGGAGGTCAAACTCACCAGCAACGCCTACCCCAACCTCAAACGGAACCCCAACTTTGGCGAGCTCTCTGCGGAAGACGTCAAGTTCTTCAAGGAGCTGCTGGGTGCTGAATCTGCGGTGGTTGACGGCGTGACGGCCGACGCAGCGGACGATATCGAACCCTTCAACGGCGATTGGATGCGCAAGTACCGCGGCCAGACGAGGCTAGTTCTGAAGCCGCAGAACAAAGAAGAGCTCAGCAAGGTTTTGAAATACTGTAATGACAAGAAGTTGGCGGTTGTCCCGCAGGGTGGCAACACGGGTTTGGTCGGTGGCTCGGTGCCGGTTTTTGATGAGATTGTCATCAACACCTCGCGCATGAACAAGATTCGCTCGTTCGATGCTGCTTCGGGTGTATTGGTTGCCGATGCTGGTGTTATTCTCGAGGTCGCGGATCAGTACTTGGCGGAGCGCGACTACATGTTCCCCTTGGACTTGGGCGCGAAGGGTTCGTGTCATATTGGAGGAAACGTCGCGACCAACGCTGGTGGTCTTCGTCTGCTTCGCTACGGAAGCCTTCACGGAAACGTCCTGGGTCTCGAGGCTGTTCTGCCCGATGGTACTATTGTGGACTCGCTTTCGACCCTGCGCAAGAACAACACCGGCTACGATCTCAAGCAGCTGTTCATTGGCGCGGAGGGAACCATTGGTATCGTCACTGGTGTGTCGATCCAGTGCCCGCCGCGCCCCAAGGCTGTCAATGTGGCCTACTTTGGTCTTGAGAGCTACGAGAAGGTGCAGCGGGCGTTCTTAGAGGCCAAGGGTCAGCTCTCGGAGATTCTGTCTGCTTTCGAGCTGATGGACGGCCGCAGCCAGCACCTGGTCAACCAGTCCACCGGCAACAAATCGCCCTTGGAGGGCGACTACCCCTTCTACTGTCTGATCGAGACCAGCGGCTCGAACGGAGAGCACGACATGGCCAAGCTGGAGGCCTTCCTGGAACACATCATGGGCGAGGAGATTGTGGCCGACGGTGTCCTGGCTCAGGACGAGACCCAATTTCAGTCCCTCTGGCGCTGGCGTGAGGGTATTACGGAGGCTCTGAGCCACCTTGGCGGTACCTACAAGTACGATGTGTCGATCCCGCTCAACGAACTGTACCAGTTGGTTGATGACTGCCGGGAGCGTCTTACTCAGATGGGCTTCGTCGGTGACGACGAGTCTAAGCCTGTCCGTGCTGTTGTCGGATACGGTCACATGGGTGACTCTAACCTGCATCTGAATGTTTCCGTGCGGGAATACAACAAGGAGGTTGAGAAGGCCATTGAGCCTTGGGTGTACGAATGGATCCAGAAGCGGAACGGTAGTATCAGCGCTGAGCACGGTCTTGGTCTAGCTAAGAAGGAATTCATCGGATACAGCCAGAACGACACGATGCTGAAACTGATGAAGCAGTTGAAGGACTTGTACGATCCGGTGAGTATATTTGTCCCTTGGTTTGGTAGTAACCCGGCTAACCCGTGTAGAACGGCATCATGAACCCGTACAAATACATTTAAATAAAATCCTGTGTTTCCTTGTATGTATATACCATTTTCGTTCACATCCAAAAGCATCATCATTTGTAACCACCATGAAACAATATCCGATACATGCCTCAGGCATGAAACATCATGATGTAATTATGCCTCAGGCACCCGGTTGCCATGCGCTACGGCCGTTGCTCCCGAACCATGGGCAGTGCGGCGGATCCAAGGCCTGCGAGGAGCTCCCTTGTACTACTCGTACACTTGATAACACACcattctttcctttctttaatGATAGCTAGCTATTAGCTACACCGTCTTTTTATTATTGCGCCAATACCACTTGGTATCTTGTACACCTGGCCGTACCCAGTACCGTTCCACCGGACAGGAACTAAAGCTGCAAGCGGGCTGCGAGCGCGAGCAGGCTGCATTCCTTTGTTGACTACGTCCACCATTCCTATTCATTTGCACCTTTTGATCTCGTTGGGTGATCACCCAGCATCGCGCGAACCATGGCAGACATGGCGAGTCAATATCAAATgttggaggagttgggaAGTGAGTTTTCTGCGTGCTTTTGTTGCGGTGAGCGGTGCTCGCAGGGGCTGACAGGAAGGAATTTGAACAGGTGGGAGTTTTGGGACGGTATACAAGGCTATTGATAAAGCCACGGGGGAAATTGTTGCGATTAAACATGTTCGTTTTCCATGTAAACCGATTGGTTTGCCTTCGCAGCGACTGACGGCAGCGTTAGATCGACCTCGAATCGAGCGAAGACGATATCCACGAAATTCAGCAGGAAATTTCCGTCCTATCGACATGCGCGAGCCCCTACGTAACACAATACAAAGCCAGCTTTCTTCGAGGACACAAGTTATGGATTGTGATGGAATATCTCGGTGGAGGGTCATGTCTGGATTTGGTAAATATTGGTGACTCTCGACTACATCAGCCATGCTGACCCAACTAGCTGAAACCGGGCGTCTTTAACGAGGAGCATGTCGCGATTATCTGCCAACAATTACTCAAGGGTCTAGAATATCTACACAGCGAAGGCAAGATCCATCGGGACGTCAAAGCCGCCAACGTCCTTCTTTCGAATGTCGGAAAGGTGAAATTGGCGGATTTCGGCGTCGCAGCACAACTGGTCAACATCAAATCTCAACGGAATACGTTCGTCGGTACACCGTTCTGGATGGCGCCCGAGGTAATTGAACAGGCTGGATATGACTACAAGGCGGATATTTGGTCGTTGGGTATTACCGCTATCGAGATGATCAACGCAGAGCCGCCGCATGCCAGCACGCACCCTATGAAGGTGCTTTTCTTGATTCCGAAGGAGCCTGCCCCGCGGTTGGAGGGAAGCCAATATAGTGGTGCTTTCAGGGATTTTATCGCGCAGTGCTTGACCAAGGATCCGGAGCGGAGGCCTAGTGCTAAGGAGCTTCTGAGGCATAAGTTCATTCGCAATGCGGGGAGGACAGAGGCGTTGCAAGAATTGATTCAGCGGAAACAAGATTTCGATGCTGGGAGAGGTGCGATGCAGAACGTCAAGTATTATGCGGAGTCGCTGTAAGTCGAGCTTAATACCCCTTTCGCGGCTTATTGCACACTAACACGATCCTTTCTTTGATCAGGCATCACGTCGCACAAGATcaggacgatgatgacgacgactGGGTATTCGACACCGTCAAGGCGCCCACGATGAAGAAACCGAAGCAACCAAAGCAATCGGTGGAAATCCTACCCGACGAAGACGACCCGTACGAATGGCTGGACGAACCCTCACAGATGATGGACAATCTACATATTTCGACTTCCTCACCATCAGTGTCTTTCCAAGATACCCCAAGTCCAACAGTGCGACGAACACCGGCCCCAGATCCGAGTCCATTGTCACGAAGAGCCAACATGAAGCGAAGGTCAAGTAACAAGCAACCACTTGGCTTGGACTTGAGCTTTGGCAACAGCCCCTCGACCGTTCGTCAATTCCGTCGCGTGTCTGATAAGATCCCGAGCGATGCCTCGTATAGCCCACAATATTATCCCATGGCTACGGACGAGAACATAAGCCCCAAGACGCTATTCTCCGAATCGAACAGCAAAGAAGCACGGTTGGGTCAGCGAGCATATAGCAAGGCGGTGGGATTGTCCTGTCAGGAGGTTCTGGGTACCACTGCAGATCAAGAAAAGCGAGATGCGATTTCGCGACTCGCAGAGGCTTGGAGTGACCTGGAGATG
This sequence is a window from Aspergillus chevalieri M1 DNA, chromosome 5, nearly complete sequence. Protein-coding genes within it:
- a CDS encoding STE20 family serine/threonine-protein kinase (COG:T;~EggNog:ENOG410PF80;~InterPro:IPR000719,IPR011009,IPR017441;~PFAM:PF07714,PF00069;~go_function: GO:0004672 - protein kinase activity [Evidence IEA];~go_function: GO:0005524 - ATP binding [Evidence IEA];~go_process: GO:0006468 - protein phosphorylation [Evidence IEA]) yields the protein MADMASQYQMLEELGSGSFGTVYKAIDKATGEIVAIKHIDLESSEDDIHEIQQEISVLSTCASPYVTQYKASFLRGHKLWIVMEYLGGGSCLDLLKPGVFNEEHVAIICQQLLKGLEYLHSEGKIHRDVKAANVLLSNVGKVKLADFGVAAQLVNIKSQRNTFVGTPFWMAPEVIEQAGYDYKADIWSLGITAIEMINAEPPHASTHPMKVLFLIPKEPAPRLEGSQYSGAFRDFIAQCLTKDPERRPSAKELLRHKFIRNAGRTEALQELIQRKQDFDAGRGAMQNVKYYAESLHHVAQDQDDDDDDWVFDTVKAPTMKKPKQPKQSVEILPDEDDPYEWLDEPSQMMDNLHISTSSPSVSFQDTPSPTVRRTPAPDPSPLSRRANMKRRSSNKQPLGLDLSFGNSPSTVRQFRRVSDKIPSDASYSPQYYPMATDENISPKTLFSESNSKEARLGQRAYSKAVGLSCQEVLGTTADQEKRDAISRLAEAWSDLEMVDPEGLYHIIRGMNERLGSDPKLSSLVPQAPPPESPQRPRLVLAQNNPHLKSHRRRQSAASPEFPLQPAQLAGLPGQQIPGMEHTKQLSDVLYSRWAEGLRNRWPAV